A part of Podarcis muralis chromosome 13, rPodMur119.hap1.1, whole genome shotgun sequence genomic DNA contains:
- the C13H17orf113 gene encoding LOW QUALITY PROTEIN: uncharacterized protein C17orf113 homolog (The sequence of the model RefSeq protein was modified relative to this genomic sequence to represent the inferred CDS: substituted 5 bases at 5 genomic stop codons), whose protein sequence is RQTAIAKVLHNEDKLRLKISPFIGLVVEETLDALEXRNLHEGQTSIVFLGIIQPPDSEGYTAVKVCQPXKLHGXNSGGSSLLTHRHCGVGSKVKSSFPLLTEIHFLTYQWSSLLLASKEILDIRLCTKVVDAVCPLCASFTAENNSIQHLQNVFEFCEVNMERSRTIHXSAILPAVEIIDASWPAFLCPLEAESERYPLAFGLCGELKKFSSLAFTKLLPDTLPVFQKLNKLFQLKNFDLSILKPVVSATIISLQNQIKTNGYNFQEFLNELNEQCHCEDQNVRSWFCDKGVQLTDCSKAHLTKFKHFKDTFMWCKLQDTFPSTSLEMINTFSTIFNPKCYPHFLEEIGNYGADELNFLLQTYSCVVRLEXALNGCPFFKKVVFSLNQFYFKDLCAKLVYWNSEMHELFPDFAILAAIALVMPFGSALYEKINKGMQLFKQDQW, encoded by the coding sequence CGCCAGACAGCCATTGCCAAAGTCCTACACAATGAAGACAAACTTAGGCTGAAGATCTCACCTTTCATTGGGTTAGTGGTGGAAGAGACACTGGATGCACTGGAATGAAGAAACCTCCATGAAGGCCAAACTTCCATTGTGTTCCTTGGCATCATTCAGCCTCCAGACAGTGAGGGCTACACAGCTGTCAAGGTGTGCCAACCATGAAAGTTGCATGGCTGAAACTCTGGAGGTTCCTCCCTGTTAACCCACAGACACTGTGGTGTGGGATCTAAGGTGAAATCCAGCTTTCCTCTTCTCACTGAGATACACTTCCTCACTTACCAGTGGAGCAGTCTGCTGCTGGCATCAAAGGAAATATTAGATATAAGATTATGCACCAAAGTCGTGGATGCTGTCTGCCCACTATGTGCCAGCTTCACAGCAGAAAACAATAGCATCCAGCACTTGCAGAATGTCTTTGAGTTCTGTGAAGTAAACATGGAAAGGTCAAGGACCATCCACTGAAGTGCCATCTTGCCAGCTGTGGAGATTATAGATGCCTCTTGGCCAGCCTTCTTGTGTCCGCTGGAGGCCGAGTCAGAGAGATATCCACTGGCATTTGGTCTCTGTGGGGAGCTGAAGAAATTCAGTTCCCTCGCTTTCACTAAGCTGCTTCCAGACACCTTGCCCGTTTTCCAGAAACTGAACAAGTTATTCCAGCTAAAGAACTTTGATCTCTCCATATTGAAACCTGTTGTCTCTGCCACCATTATCAGCCTCCAAAACCAGATCAAAACCAATGGCTACAACTTCCAAGAGTTCCTTAATGAACTCAATGAGCAGTGCCACTGTGAGGACCAGAATGTACGGAGTTGGTTCTGCGACAAAGGTGTGCAATTGACTGACTGTTCCAAGGCACACCTGACAAAATTTAAACATTTCAAGGATACTTTCATGTGGTGCAAACTGCAGGATACATTCCCTAGCACTTCTCTGGAAATGATAAACACTTTCTCCACCATATTTAACCCCAAATGCTATCCTCACTTTTTAGAGGAAATTGGGAACTATGGTGCGGATGAACTGAACTTCCTTTTGCAGACGTATTCCTGTGTGGTGAGACTCGAGTGAGCACTGAACGGCTGTCCCTTCTTTAAAAAGGTAGTATTTAGCCTCAACCAGTTTTACTTCAAAGACCTTTGTGCTAAGCTGGTCTATTGGAATTCTGAGATGCATGAATTATTCCCAGACTTTGCCATCTTGGCTGCAATAGCTTTGGTGATGCCTTTTGGCTCTGCATTGTATGAGAAAATCAACAAAGGAATGCAACTCTttaagcaggaccagtggtga